In the Rhodoferax fermentans genome, CAAGCGTTTGCCAATATTTATCCTGTCTCTTGGATGCCTCCAACAACTTACAACTTTGTCTGAGCCAGCATGGAATGGGGCATATCTGAGAACCAAGCGAACATCCTTGGGGTACTGCTTCATCAAATTTTTGACAATTGGATAGAAGTCCCGACAGGTTTCACATGCTGGATCAAAGAACTCAACGATAGTCACTGGTGCGTCACTTGGCCCCAATGATGGGGAATGGAAACGAACCATTCGGTTTTCGGCCTTACTGACCTTTTCCGTCTGGGAATTTTGGACACGTTTTTGATAGAAATTCATTCCCAATAAAAATACCGCAACCACAATGCCTAGCAGAACTGCGACAGTCATTTTTTTTGAATTCATTTTGAAGTCCTCTTGATGTATAGAAAAAGCAATAAGGTGACGGTGAGAAAGGCGGTCAGCGAAAGCCAGGGAATCTGCAATCCATTGAGGATTTCCAGCTTTTGTTCAGTACAAGACACGCCTAAACCGCAGGGAATCCAGGCCTTTGATACAAAACCGGCAATCAATAGGGTGTGGTATCCAGCCACCATGACCCCACCCAACGCCAGAGCCAGCCCGTAAATTGCTCCGCGTCGATCGTTGCTGTAGCAGGCAAGGCCCAGCACGACAGCTAAGGGGAACATGAAAATTCGTTGGTACCAACACAGCACACACGGTGCCATTCCCATGACCTCGCCAATGAACAGAGCGCTGGCCGTTGCAGTGGCTGCAATCAGCCAAGCGAAAACAAGCAAGTTCCAATTGCGCTTCATACTTTAGCGTCGGCTTTTGTTGACGTTGAATGCGCAG is a window encoding:
- a CDS encoding disulfide bond formation protein B — its product is MKRNWNLLVFAWLIAATATASALFIGEVMGMAPCVLCWYQRIFMFPLAVVLGLACYSNDRRGAIYGLALALGGVMVAGYHTLLIAGFVSKAWIPCGLGVSCTEQKLEILNGLQIPWLSLTAFLTVTLLLFLYIKRTSK
- a CDS encoding DsbA family protein, with the translated sequence MNSKKMTVAVLLGIVVAVFLLGMNFYQKRVQNSQTEKVSKAENRMVRFHSPSLGPSDAPVTIVEFFDPACETCRDFYPIVKNLMKQYPKDVRLVLRYAPFHAGSDKVVSCWRHPRDRINIGKRLRQFWLHSRRGPVMARPTLM